A single genomic interval of Methanolacinia paynteri harbors:
- a CDS encoding GltB/FmdC/FwdC-like GXGXG domain-containing protein, which produces MEPVTIDAKNLHYTPLNIRIRELIAEGKKKIILNNICGQRFIGNGIRGDDVEITVNGVPGGDLGMFMCGPTIIVRGNCDHAPGNTMDSGKIVIYGSAGDATAHSMRGGEVFVKCDIGYRGGIHMKEYSEKRPVLVVGGKAGSFSGEYMAGGLLIILGIDREAPVKGKGIGSGIHGGKIIIRGDIDEKLLGIGAKKEQLTEDDRKDLEKYLKEYCRLFDYDYKELSESVYTKIVPASARPFAGKYCWE; this is translated from the coding sequence ATGGAACCAGTAACGATCGATGCAAAGAATCTACATTATACTCCGCTGAATATCAGGATCAGGGAACTCATCGCAGAGGGAAAAAAGAAGATCATCCTGAACAATATCTGCGGCCAGAGATTTATCGGAAACGGGATCAGGGGTGATGATGTCGAGATAACAGTCAACGGCGTTCCCGGAGGCGATCTCGGCATGTTCATGTGCGGCCCGACAATTATTGTTCGCGGGAACTGCGACCATGCTCCGGGAAACACCATGGATTCGGGCAAAATCGTCATTTACGGAAGTGCAGGAGATGCTACCGCTCACAGCATGCGTGGAGGAGAGGTATTCGTAAAATGCGATATCGGGTACAGGGGCGGGATCCACATGAAGGAGTACAGCGAAAAGCGCCCTGTCCTTGTTGTAGGAGGAAAAGCAGGATCTTTTTCCGGTGAATACATGGCCGGAGGACTACTGATAATCCTCGGCATTGACAGAGAAGCACCCGTGAAAGGAAAAGGGATCGGAAGCGGTATACATGGCGGAAAGATAATCATCCGTGGAGACATCGATGAAAAACTGCTCGGTATCGGTGCAAAAAAAGAGCAGCTTACCGAAGACGACCGTAAAGATCTTGAAAAGTATCTTAAAGAATACTGCAGGCTGTTCGATTACGATTACAAGGAGCTTTCCGAATCCGTTTACACTAAGATTGTGCCGGCAAGTGCAAGACCGTTTGCAGGAAAATACTGCTGGGAGTGA
- a CDS encoding ammonium transporter, translating to MEINEIMINSSFILICTAMVMLMTPAVGIFYGGLVRKKNLISMLMLSFISFALVTVQWIFFGYSLAFGPDIAGFIGGLDYAFLNGVGMDGEPIPDLLFMVFQLVFAAITLAIITSAVAERVKLSAFIIFGLLWTTLIYDPLAHWMWGGGWASQIGALDFAGGIVVHIGAGFGALALALAVGSRFGYGDHNMEPHNIPLTLLGGALLWFGWFGFNAGSALAVNEVAINAFIVTNVSAACGALSWLAAAWIKGKPSSMGMISGAIAGLGAITPAAGFVGPMAAVCIGIVAGLVCYGAMLLRLKKDWDESLDAWAIHGVGGLWGTIALGIFAIPAIGGVAGIFSGNFGLIQVQIIAAVAAVVYAFAGTFVLAKIVDSFIGLRVSEDEEYVGLDIAQHGETIYP from the coding sequence ATGGAAATTAATGAAATAATGATAAATTCTTCTTTTATTCTCATATGCACTGCAATGGTCATGCTGATGACCCCTGCTGTGGGAATTTTTTACGGTGGTCTGGTCAGGAAGAAAAACCTGATCTCTATGTTGATGCTTTCTTTCATATCCTTTGCACTTGTCACGGTACAATGGATATTCTTCGGTTATTCCCTGGCATTTGGTCCGGATATCGCCGGTTTTATAGGCGGACTGGATTATGCATTCCTCAACGGTGTTGGTATGGACGGAGAGCCTATTCCCGATCTGTTGTTTATGGTATTTCAGCTGGTTTTTGCCGCCATAACACTTGCAATTATCACTTCTGCTGTAGCTGAAAGAGTAAAACTGAGTGCCTTTATTATATTCGGACTTTTGTGGACTACCCTGATATATGATCCGCTTGCCCACTGGATGTGGGGCGGAGGCTGGGCGTCACAGATCGGAGCCCTTGATTTTGCCGGAGGAATTGTCGTTCATATCGGTGCAGGTTTCGGGGCACTGGCTCTTGCACTTGCAGTCGGATCAAGGTTCGGATATGGCGATCACAACATGGAGCCCCACAATATTCCTTTGACGCTTCTCGGCGGTGCACTTCTCTGGTTCGGATGGTTCGGGTTTAATGCCGGAAGCGCTCTCGCGGTCAATGAAGTTGCAATTAACGCATTCATAGTAACCAATGTCTCTGCAGCATGTGGCGCACTGTCATGGCTCGCAGCTGCCTGGATAAAAGGCAAACCCAGTTCCATGGGTATGATCTCCGGAGCAATTGCGGGCCTCGGGGCAATCACGCCTGCGGCGGGTTTCGTAGGGCCGATGGCTGCGGTATGCATAGGAATCGTAGCAGGTCTTGTGTGTTACGGTGCGATGCTGTTAAGGCTTAAGAAAGACTGGGATGAGTCACTCGATGCCTGGGCTATACACGGAGTTGGAGGTCTATGGGGCACGATTGCGCTGGGTATATTTGCAATTCCGGCGATTGGCGGTGTGGCAGGGATATTCTCAGGAAATTTCGGCCTTATTCAGGTACAGATCATTGCTGCAGTTGCTGCAGTCGTATATGCATTTGCCGGTACATTTGTCCTTGCAAAAATTGTGGATTCGTTTATCGGTCTCAGGGTATCTGAAGACGAAGAATATGTCGGTCTTGATATTGCCCAGCACGGTGAGACTATATATCCATAA
- a CDS encoding class II glutamine amidotransferase, whose protein sequence is MCGIISVIDRLGNSMDGEAIKKALSLMDERGSGEGAGYAVYGAYPDYADYYALHVFYDNLLEPKAAVEELLEKWGKIEHSEEIPTYSSGRMVKKHIPWRYFFKPDTSLFANRESKEEDAIISLIIKINTEINGALVYSSGKNIGVFKASGWPEEVADFYRIQDYEGYLWLAHNRYPTNTSGWWGGAHPFNLLDWSVIHNGEITSYGTNRRYLESFGYKCTMLTDTEVVAYLADLLGRRHELPPEMMVKALAPPFWDEIDEMPEKDRNLYTAMRMAYGPAMMNGPFAIVVARPDYIAGFTDRIKLRPMVAAEAGDRLYISSEEAAIRVMEPNLENIWMPDAGEPVIGRLRR, encoded by the coding sequence ATGTGTGGAATAATCAGTGTCATCGATCGTCTCGGAAACAGCATGGACGGAGAGGCGATAAAAAAGGCATTATCATTAATGGATGAAAGGGGGAGCGGAGAAGGAGCAGGCTATGCTGTGTACGGAGCGTATCCTGACTATGCAGACTACTATGCACTTCACGTGTTCTATGACAACCTTCTCGAACCCAAAGCTGCAGTAGAGGAACTCCTGGAAAAATGGGGAAAAATTGAACATTCAGAAGAGATTCCGACATACAGCAGCGGCAGAATGGTGAAGAAACATATTCCCTGGAGATACTTTTTCAAACCGGACACTTCACTCTTTGCCAACAGAGAATCAAAGGAAGAAGACGCCATAATCAGTCTCATAATAAAGATAAATACGGAAATAAACGGGGCTCTTGTTTACTCTTCAGGAAAAAACATCGGAGTGTTCAAGGCATCGGGATGGCCGGAAGAAGTCGCGGACTTCTACAGGATCCAGGATTATGAGGGTTATCTCTGGCTCGCACATAACCGCTACCCGACCAACACATCAGGATGGTGGGGCGGGGCACATCCGTTCAACCTCCTTGACTGGAGCGTCATCCACAACGGAGAGATCACATCTTACGGGACGAACAGGAGATATCTTGAGAGCTTCGGTTACAAATGCACGATGCTTACGGATACCGAAGTAGTCGCATATCTTGCAGATCTTCTGGGACGAAGGCATGAACTCCCTCCCGAGATGATGGTTAAAGCTCTTGCACCTCCTTTCTGGGACGAAATCGACGAAATGCCTGAAAAAGACAGGAACCTCTACACTGCAATGAGAATGGCATACGGCCCCGCGATGATGAACGGCCCGTTTGCAATTGTAGTCGCCAGGCCTGATTACATCGCGGGATTCACCGATCGGATTAAACTCAGGCCCATGGTGGCCGCAGAAGCTGGTGATCGCCTGTATATATCTAGTGAAGAGGCTGCCATCAGGGTCATGGAGCCAAATCTTGAAAATATCTGGATGCCGGATGCAGGAGAACCGGTTATAGGGAGGCTTCGCAGATGA
- a CDS encoding TIGR01458 family HAD-type hydrolase has product MDKIKGVLLDIDGVLYTGDKPVPGASDAIGFLEDSKIPFRCISNTTRKSKKSISEKLESYGFDIPAGHIFTPASVVVSILKENNVKNCFLLTWGDVRQDILKDGITENISDAGVVIVGDAGDNFDYSSMNQAFRLINEGAEFYALEKDRYWMDSDGLSLSAGPFVLGLEYATGRSAILVGKPSPSFFTKALESMNVKAPDAIMIGDDINSDVGGAQNIGVRGILVRTGKFSEEKLKKSEIIPYRIIDSIGDLPEIIGNSN; this is encoded by the coding sequence ATGGATAAGATAAAAGGAGTTCTTCTTGACATAGACGGGGTCCTTTATACCGGGGACAAGCCAGTCCCCGGGGCTTCCGATGCAATCGGATTTTTGGAAGATAGCAAAATCCCTTTCAGGTGCATCTCGAACACCACGAGAAAATCAAAGAAATCTATCTCTGAAAAACTGGAAAGTTACGGCTTTGATATTCCGGCCGGGCATATATTTACTCCGGCTTCTGTCGTCGTTTCGATATTGAAGGAGAACAACGTGAAGAACTGTTTTCTGCTTACATGGGGAGATGTACGGCAGGATATCCTGAAAGACGGCATAACTGAGAATATATCTGATGCCGGTGTGGTTATTGTCGGAGATGCAGGTGATAATTTTGATTATTCATCCATGAATCAGGCATTCAGACTTATTAACGAAGGTGCTGAATTTTATGCCCTGGAAAAAGACAGGTACTGGATGGACAGCGACGGGCTGTCATTATCCGCAGGCCCGTTTGTACTCGGTCTTGAATATGCCACCGGCAGATCCGCCATTCTTGTGGGAAAACCCTCCCCCTCGTTCTTCACAAAGGCTCTTGAGTCCATGAATGTCAAAGCCCCTGATGCGATCATGATAGGTGACGATATCAACAGTGATGTTGGAGGGGCTCAAAATATCGGTGTCAGGGGGATACTGGTCAGAACCGGAAAATTCAGCGAGGAAAAGCTGAAAAAATCAGAAATTATCCCTTACAGGATTATCGATTCAATTGGTGATCTCCCGGAGATTATCGGGAACAGTAATTGA
- a CDS encoding ammonium transporter, translating to MIDSGDTAFIIICTAMVMLMTPGVGLFYGGMVRNKSVISMIALAFVAFAVVSIQWVIFGYSLAFGPDIGGFIGGLDHFALNGVGLDGDGIPDILFMVFQLVFAGLTLAILTSGMAERVKLSAFIVFGLLWTTLVYDPLAHWAWGGGWASQLGALDFAGGTVVHISSGFGALAAALIIGKRLGFGQETMKPANIPLTLLGGALLWFGWFGFNAGSELAADGIAANAFVVTNIAAATGALTWMFASWYHGKPSSLGMISGAIAGLVAITPAAGFVNVMGAIAIGLVAGLLCYGALLFRVKKGLDESLDAWAIHGVGGFWGAIATGIFCVATIGGVDGLLYGNPEQFGIQLLDAVVAMVYAFVVTYVIALVVEKTIGLRVPEDEEYVGTDIAQFGESLL from the coding sequence ATGATTGACAGTGGAGATACGGCGTTTATAATTATCTGTACGGCAATGGTCATGTTGATGACCCCTGGTGTCGGGCTGTTCTATGGTGGAATGGTTCGCAACAAGAGTGTTATATCAATGATCGCACTGGCATTTGTTGCCTTTGCCGTTGTTAGTATTCAGTGGGTAATCTTCGGATACTCTCTTGCATTCGGACCTGATATCGGTGGATTCATCGGTGGTCTTGATCACTTTGCACTTAACGGTGTTGGCCTTGATGGTGATGGAATACCTGACATCCTGTTTATGGTTTTCCAACTGGTGTTTGCAGGCCTGACACTTGCGATCCTTACATCCGGAATGGCTGAAAGGGTGAAACTCAGTGCATTTATTGTCTTTGGACTCCTATGGACTACACTGGTGTACGATCCCCTTGCACACTGGGCATGGGGTGGAGGCTGGGCCTCACAGCTTGGTGCACTCGACTTCGCAGGCGGAACCGTAGTTCACATCAGTTCAGGTTTCGGTGCCCTTGCTGCAGCACTTATAATCGGTAAGCGTCTCGGATTCGGCCAGGAAACTATGAAGCCGGCAAACATTCCGCTGACGCTTCTTGGCGGTGCCCTGCTATGGTTCGGCTGGTTCGGATTTAACGCAGGTAGTGAACTTGCAGCTGATGGAATTGCAGCAAATGCGTTTGTCGTAACAAACATTGCAGCGGCGACCGGTGCATTGACATGGATGTTTGCATCATGGTATCATGGAAAGCCCAGCTCACTGGGAATGATCTCGGGAGCAATTGCAGGTCTTGTAGCAATTACGCCTGCCGCAGGATTTGTTAATGTTATGGGAGCAATTGCAATAGGTCTTGTTGCAGGACTTCTTTGTTACGGCGCACTTCTGTTCCGTGTCAAGAAGGGGCTCGACGAATCGCTTGATGCATGGGCAATCCATGGCGTAGGCGGTTTCTGGGGTGCAATTGCAACAGGTATCTTCTGTGTTGCAACGATCGGAGGAGTAGACGGACTGCTCTACGGAAATCCGGAACAGTTCGGAATACAGCTGTTGGACGCAGTGGTTGCAATGGTCTACGCGTTTGTAGTAACATATGTAATCGCCCTGGTTGTCGAGAAGACAATTGGTCTTCGCGTACCTGAAGATGAAGAATACGTGGGCACTGACATTGCCCAGTTTGGAGAATCACTACTGTAA
- a CDS encoding YgiQ family radical SAM protein: MFLPTSRLEMQKQGIEQCDIVIVTPDAYVDHPSFAMAILGRFLERQGYKVGILSQPDWKNPESFLELGVPRIAFAVSGGQADSMVINYTAKKIPRKEDRFCEDGNPYFSKKGEGKKYRIRPDRTVAVYCNQIKTACRDVPIIIGGIEASLRRIAHYDFWSDKIRRSILFDSKADILVYGMGEYPLLETVQNLENGIPPEKIRVPNTAVICREFDDYQNDENTVILPSFKEVEDSKDKFAEAWRLFEKNDDRNVLVQKYDTRYYVQQPKQQVAPEELDYIYDLRFERRPHPKYKRIPAFDMIETSVTSHRGCFGDCSFCAISAHQGKEIVSRSRDSILKEVKAISGMNNFRGTITDIGGPTANMYGSKCASGGCISHDCLKSGEGCKNLVPGTKEYLSILDEALRIQSVKRIQINSGIRYEQCILNDSAIESILGKYISGRMKIAPESGSDKVLELMNKPSVKIFEDFYKRFAGIRKKSGLKCILTPYLITGHPGEGEKEILETSEFLKRFGLSGAQSQIFTPTPMTRSTAMYYLGYDPMTGQKTESEKDRKKLEKRKTYLLNRS; the protein is encoded by the coding sequence ATGTTTCTTCCGACCTCCAGACTTGAGATGCAGAAACAGGGGATCGAGCAGTGCGACATCGTCATTGTAACTCCTGACGCATACGTTGATCATCCCTCTTTTGCAATGGCTATTCTCGGCAGATTTTTAGAGAGACAAGGCTACAAAGTAGGAATTCTCTCGCAGCCAGACTGGAAGAACCCTGAAAGTTTTCTTGAACTGGGCGTTCCGAGGATAGCATTCGCCGTCTCTGGAGGTCAGGCCGACTCCATGGTCATAAACTATACCGCAAAAAAGATCCCACGAAAGGAAGACCGGTTCTGTGAAGACGGAAATCCATATTTTTCCAAAAAAGGGGAAGGAAAGAAATACAGGATCAGACCCGACAGGACAGTGGCGGTATACTGCAACCAGATTAAGACCGCATGCAGGGATGTCCCGATAATCATCGGGGGAATCGAGGCGTCTCTCAGGAGAATTGCACATTATGATTTCTGGTCAGATAAGATCCGGAGAAGCATACTTTTCGATTCAAAGGCAGACATCCTTGTCTACGGAATGGGAGAATACCCTCTTCTTGAAACTGTACAAAATCTCGAAAACGGGATCCCCCCGGAAAAGATCCGGGTTCCGAATACGGCTGTTATATGCAGGGAATTCGACGATTATCAGAATGATGAAAACACCGTTATACTTCCTTCATTCAAAGAGGTTGAAGATTCGAAAGATAAATTCGCAGAGGCATGGAGACTCTTTGAAAAGAACGACGACCGGAATGTTCTGGTCCAGAAATATGATACAAGATACTATGTCCAGCAGCCTAAACAACAGGTAGCGCCGGAAGAGCTCGATTATATCTATGATCTCAGGTTTGAACGAAGGCCGCATCCGAAATATAAACGAATCCCTGCCTTCGATATGATCGAAACTTCTGTTACATCGCACAGGGGCTGCTTCGGGGACTGCTCGTTCTGTGCAATATCCGCACACCAGGGAAAAGAGATCGTATCGAGAAGCAGGGACTCGATATTGAAAGAGGTTAAAGCGATATCAGGGATGAATAATTTCAGGGGAACAATAACCGATATCGGCGGACCCACGGCCAACATGTACGGATCGAAGTGTGCCTCCGGCGGATGCATATCTCATGACTGTCTCAAATCAGGTGAAGGCTGTAAAAATCTTGTTCCCGGAACGAAGGAATACCTGTCGATACTCGACGAAGCCCTGAGAATACAGAGTGTCAAACGAATACAGATAAATTCAGGGATCAGGTATGAACAATGCATTCTCAATGATTCAGCCATCGAATCGATACTCGGAAAATATATCTCGGGAAGGATGAAGATCGCACCCGAGTCAGGAAGCGATAAAGTCCTTGAACTTATGAATAAACCGTCTGTGAAAATATTTGAAGATTTTTACAAAAGATTTGCAGGCATACGTAAAAAATCCGGCCTGAAATGTATACTCACTCCTTATCTCATTACAGGCCACCCGGGAGAAGGAGAAAAGGAAATACTTGAAACCTCGGAGTTCCTTAAAAGATTCGGGCTCTCAGGTGCGCAGTCCCAGATCTTCACACCCACCCCGATGACAAGATCGACGGCCATGTATTATCTCGGGTACGATCCTATGACAGGTCAAAAGACCGAATCGGAAAAAGACAGAAAGAAACTAGAGAAACGAAAGACATATCTCCTGAACAGGAGCTGA
- a CDS encoding diphthine--ammonia ligase, which produces MKLGVLFSGGKDSAFACHMAMQHEEVACLISIISENDHSYMFHTPNVNLSSLQAEAAGIPQILVDTPGEEEIELEDLKRGIEEAVDRFGIGGIVTGAVMSVYQAARIQRICHDLDICCFSPLWYTNQEDYMQKIISSGFKVIIAGVFSYPFDERWLGREINREMIDELKILSEKYSITLSGEGGEYESFVLDAPFFSKRIVIDESESFCRNYNGRFIIKKAHLEDK; this is translated from the coding sequence ATGAAACTTGGCGTTCTGTTCTCCGGTGGAAAAGATTCGGCGTTTGCATGCCATATGGCGATGCAGCACGAGGAGGTCGCATGCCTGATCTCGATCATCTCTGAAAACGATCACAGCTATATGTTCCACACGCCGAATGTGAATCTTTCATCCCTTCAGGCAGAGGCCGCCGGCATCCCGCAGATCCTGGTCGACACCCCCGGAGAAGAAGAGATTGAACTGGAGGACCTGAAGAGAGGGATCGAGGAAGCTGTTGACAGATTCGGCATCGGAGGAATTGTCACAGGTGCAGTCATGTCCGTATACCAGGCTGCAAGGATACAGCGAATCTGCCATGATCTCGATATCTGCTGTTTTTCACCCCTTTGGTATACAAACCAGGAAGACTACATGCAGAAGATCATCTCCTCCGGTTTTAAGGTCATTATCGCCGGAGTCTTCTCATATCCTTTCGATGAAAGATGGCTGGGAAGAGAGATCAACAGGGAAATGATAGACGAATTAAAGATCCTCTCTGAGAAATATTCAATTACCCTCTCGGGTGAAGGCGGGGAATATGAATCGTTCGTCCTCGATGCCCCGTTCTTTTCCAAGCGAATAGTTATTGACGAATCAGAATCATTCTGCAGAAATTACAACGGGCGGTTCATCATAAAGAAAGCCCACCTGGAGGATAAATGA
- the budA gene encoding acetolactate decarboxylase yields the protein MRKEHLLGFGAAIAIVFFIYAALASVMPAETEITDTVYQSAPFEWLSEGNYNGTISYAEVLEHGDAGLGTFDKLDGEMILIDGFAYRVADDGTVHTVTGEMTTPFAEITYFNPDLVVKIDHPMNYSEIRDYISEILPSNATISTIRLDGLFSETLTRSVPAQDYPYRPLEEVISDEQATFPDTNVKGTAIGFYHPEYMSGVNAEGFHLHFISEDRNYGGHLLDLTMESGTIAIDSEDSYTMMNPWTKDE from the coding sequence ATGAGAAAAGAACATCTTCTGGGTTTTGGAGCCGCAATCGCGATAGTATTTTTCATATATGCGGCACTTGCATCAGTAATGCCCGCTGAAACGGAGATCACCGACACCGTATACCAGTCAGCTCCTTTTGAATGGCTTTCCGAAGGAAATTACAACGGAACGATATCATATGCAGAGGTCTTGGAACACGGAGATGCGGGACTAGGGACCTTCGACAAGCTTGACGGCGAGATGATACTTATCGACGGTTTCGCATATCGCGTTGCAGACGACGGAACAGTACACACCGTTACCGGCGAAATGACAACTCCTTTCGCAGAGATAACATATTTCAATCCCGATTTGGTCGTGAAGATAGATCATCCAATGAATTATTCGGAGATCAGGGACTACATCAGTGAAATATTGCCCTCGAATGCTACGATCAGCACCATAAGGCTCGACGGTCTGTTCAGCGAGACCCTGACACGAAGTGTTCCCGCACAGGATTATCCCTACCGGCCGCTTGAAGAGGTAATCTCGGATGAACAGGCGACATTTCCAGATACAAATGTCAAAGGAACTGCAATAGGCTTTTATCATCCAGAATACATGAGCGGAGTTAATGCGGAAGGATTTCACCTGCATTTCATAAGTGAAGACAGGAATTACGGGGGCCACCTCCTTGATCTCACGATGGAATCGGGAACAATAGCAATTGATTCGGAAGATTCCTACACGATGATGAACCCGTGGACGAAAGATGAATAA
- a CDS encoding glutamate synthase-related protein, which yields MTTGATPPKYKIKIDDDECMLCERCIDNCSYGVFRREGQKIVADSRKCTACHRCIAMCPRDAITLIEKPNDYRSHPLWTRDAREAIYKQANSGQIILSGMGNARDYPIIFDRIVLDACQVTNPSIDPLREPMELRTYIGKKPRQITLEKTKSGDCDLKTKLSPNLKLETPVMIGHMSYGAISLNAQLSMAKAVSEMGTFMGTGEGGLHKKLYPYQDHMIVQVASGRFGVDINYLERGAAIEIKIGQGAKPGIGGHLPGEKVEEEVSKTRMVPLHSDAISPAPHHDIYSIEDLAQLVRSLKEATEWKKPVFVKIAAVHNVAAIAAGIARSSADVVVVDGFRGGTGAAPRVFRDHVGIPIEAAIAAVDDKLRQQGIRNEVSLVASGGIRDSADLTKAIALGADAVYIGTAALIAMGCRVCGSCYRGLCPWGIATQKPELVSRINPDEASKNVANLIKGWTLELAELMGAAGINSLESLRGNRDRLRGYMLDEEMLKVLDIKPIGA from the coding sequence ATGACCACAGGAGCAACACCACCAAAATACAAGATTAAAATAGACGACGATGAGTGTATGCTATGTGAACGATGCATAGACAACTGTTCATACGGTGTTTTCAGGCGCGAAGGACAAAAGATCGTCGCTGATTCCCGCAAATGTACGGCCTGCCACAGGTGCATCGCCATGTGCCCGAGGGATGCAATCACACTTATCGAAAAACCGAATGATTACAGGAGCCATCCTCTGTGGACACGGGATGCAAGAGAGGCCATATACAAGCAGGCGAACTCCGGCCAGATTATACTCTCGGGAATGGGCAATGCACGCGACTACCCTATTATCTTTGACCGTATCGTTCTCGATGCCTGCCAGGTTACAAACCCGAGTATAGACCCGCTAAGAGAGCCGATGGAACTCAGGACCTACATAGGAAAGAAGCCGCGGCAGATCACCCTGGAAAAAACAAAGTCGGGAGACTGTGATCTAAAAACAAAACTTTCCCCCAATCTCAAACTCGAGACTCCCGTCATGATAGGCCACATGAGCTACGGTGCAATATCACTAAATGCACAGCTTTCAATGGCAAAGGCCGTATCGGAGATGGGCACTTTCATGGGAACGGGAGAGGGAGGACTTCACAAGAAACTCTACCCTTACCAGGATCACATGATCGTGCAGGTCGCATCGGGAAGGTTCGGTGTCGATATCAATTATCTCGAAAGAGGAGCGGCAATAGAGATTAAAATAGGGCAGGGAGCAAAACCAGGTATCGGAGGACACCTTCCCGGCGAGAAAGTAGAAGAGGAAGTATCGAAAACCAGGATGGTTCCGCTCCACAGTGACGCCATAAGTCCCGCACCTCACCATGACATCTACAGTATAGAAGACCTTGCACAACTCGTAAGGAGCCTGAAAGAGGCAACCGAGTGGAAGAAACCGGTCTTCGTTAAGATTGCAGCAGTCCACAATGTTGCCGCAATCGCGGCAGGAATTGCCCGGTCTTCTGCAGATGTAGTAGTAGTCGACGGATTCAGGGGAGGAACTGGTGCCGCACCAAGAGTATTCCGCGACCACGTGGGAATACCAATTGAGGCCGCCATTGCCGCAGTAGATGACAAACTCAGGCAGCAGGGCATACGAAACGAAGTATCGCTTGTGGCAAGCGGAGGGATCAGGGATAGTGCAGACCTCACTAAAGCCATCGCACTCGGTGCCGATGCGGTTTACATAGGAACTGCAGCACTCATCGCAATGGGCTGCAGGGTCTGCGGATCATGCTACAGGGGACTATGTCCGTGGGGAATCGCCACGCAGAAGCCCGAACTCGTCAGCCGGATAAACCCGGACGAAGCGTCAAAGAATGTCGCGAACCTCATCAAAGGATGGACTCTCGAACTTGCAGAACTTATGGGTGCCGCAGGAATCAACTCGCTTGAAAGCCTGAGAGGAAACCGCGACAGACTCAGGGGCTACATGCTTGACGAAGAGATGCTGAAGGTCCTTGATATTAAGCCAATAGGAGCATGA
- a CDS encoding P-II family nitrogen regulator: MKKVEAIIRPERLDKVSEALLGNGFHAMTVTEVRGRGKQKGIALQFRGKEIMVDMIPKVKIEIVLEDELVDKVIDIIRTNAQTGKNGDGKVFVYDIEKSIGVRAE; this comes from the coding sequence ATGAAGAAGGTTGAAGCAATAATTCGTCCGGAAAGACTTGACAAGGTATCAGAAGCACTTCTTGGAAATGGATTCCATGCAATGACTGTAACTGAAGTTAGAGGGCGTGGCAAGCAGAAGGGAATTGCTCTCCAGTTCAGGGGAAAGGAGATCATGGTCGACATGATCCCCAAGGTCAAGATAGAGATCGTTCTTGAGGATGAACTGGTGGACAAGGTTATAGATATCATTCGTACAAATGCCCAGACGGGAAAGAACGGGGACGGCAAGGTCTTCGTTTATGATATCGAGAAGTCTATCGGAGTAAGGGCTGAATAA
- a CDS encoding glutamine amidotransferase-related protein, which produces MILVIDLCWKEDSLSKPEFVGPIADIVKSSGEQFRIVHHLSKDLKVGDEFNGIILCGTALKDNEFRKNKHLFSIIKEIKLPVMGICAGMQAVALAYGAKLAESYETGMNGIRIIKEDEVLGEKRTIQAYKLHGMRIVPGEEFIVLAESDKGLEAVRHSVMPVWGVLFHPEVRNEWVVRNFINYCSR; this is translated from the coding sequence ATGATACTGGTAATCGATCTATGCTGGAAGGAGGATTCATTATCGAAACCTGAATTCGTCGGCCCGATTGCAGATATTGTAAAGTCATCGGGAGAGCAGTTCAGGATCGTTCACCATCTCTCAAAAGATCTTAAAGTTGGAGATGAATTCAACGGGATAATACTTTGCGGGACGGCTTTAAAGGATAATGAATTCAGGAAAAATAAACATTTATTTAGCATAATTAAAGAGATCAAACTGCCAGTCATGGGAATTTGTGCAGGAATGCAGGCCGTTGCACTCGCATACGGAGCAAAACTTGCGGAGTCATATGAAACCGGCATGAACGGGATAAGAATAATTAAAGAAGATGAAGTACTGGGAGAAAAAAGGACGATTCAGGCCTATAAACTTCACGGGATGAGAATTGTTCCCGGTGAAGAATTCATAGTACTAGCAGAATCGGACAAAGGCCTGGAGGCCGTGCGTCATTCTGTCATGCCAGTGTGGGGAGTTCTCTTCCATCCCGAGGTCAGAAACGAATGGGTCGTCAGGAATTTCATCAATTACTGTTCCCGATAA